One part of the Fusobacterium pseudoperiodonticum genome encodes these proteins:
- a CDS encoding N-acetylmuramoyl-L-alanine amidase family protein: MKRILLILFIFFSVTVLSKEKYVVCLDPGHQTKGNPALEEIAPNSDKKKAKVTTGTRGVVTKKYESELMLEIALKLKTSLESKGYKVIMTRTKNDVDISNKERAIFANDNKADVYIRLHADGSENKNAAGASVLTSSPKNKYTTKVQKESEKFSKILLEEYVKATGAKNRGLIYRDDLTGTNWATVPNTLIELGFMSNAEEDKKLSEKDYQDKIVKGLVNGIERYLGGK, translated from the coding sequence ATGAAAAGAATTTTATTAATTTTATTTATATTTTTTTCTGTAACAGTTTTATCAAAAGAAAAATATGTTGTGTGCCTAGACCCTGGACATCAAACAAAAGGAAACCCTGCCCTTGAAGAAATTGCACCTAATAGCGATAAGAAAAAAGCAAAGGTTACAACAGGAACTAGGGGAGTTGTTACAAAGAAATATGAATCTGAGCTTATGTTGGAAATAGCTTTAAAATTGAAAACTAGCTTAGAAAGCAAAGGTTATAAAGTTATAATGACTAGAACAAAAAACGATGTGGATATAAGTAACAAAGAAAGAGCTATATTTGCTAATGACAACAAAGCAGATGTCTATATAAGATTGCATGCCGATGGTAGTGAAAATAAAAATGCTGCTGGAGCAAGTGTTTTAACTTCATCACCTAAAAATAAATATACAACAAAAGTTCAAAAAGAAAGTGAAAAATTTTCAAAGATACTGTTAGAAGAATATGTAAAGGCAACAGGAGCTAAAAATAGAGGTCTTATATATAGAGATGACTTAACAGGAACAAACTGGGCTACTGTACCTAATACTTTAATAGAACTAGGATTTATGTCTAATGCTGAAGAAGATAAGAAATTATCTGAAAAAGATTATCAAGATAAGATAGTTAAAGGACTAGTGAATGGAATAGAAAGATACTTAGGAGGTAAATAA
- a CDS encoding energy transducer TonB family protein, whose product MKKYILISLIVHLAILFLFANIKTDEVEKEKLVKNEVVPIAFVVKQTSDNPSAKTLDTQEREKPKEEKPKSEPKIEKKVEEKKVEEKKPVEKPIEKKAEKTEEKKIESNISSKEDTSHSDNSSNSSSESSSTNSSDKSSNHSSDGGSPNGNSSGEDLGSNFIVDGDGTNIALTSEGINYQIINEVEPDYPSQAESIGYSKKVQVTVKFLVGLKGNVEKAEIIKSHKDLGFDAEVMKAIKKWKFKPIFHKGKNIKVYFTKTFVFEPQQ is encoded by the coding sequence ATGAAAAAATATATTCTTATATCCCTTATAGTGCATTTAGCTATATTATTTCTTTTTGCTAACATTAAAACAGATGAAGTAGAAAAAGAAAAATTAGTTAAAAACGAAGTTGTTCCCATTGCTTTTGTTGTAAAACAAACTTCTGATAATCCTAGTGCTAAAACTCTTGATACTCAAGAAAGAGAAAAACCTAAAGAAGAAAAGCCTAAGAGTGAACCTAAAATTGAGAAAAAAGTAGAAGAAAAGAAAGTTGAGGAGAAAAAGCCTGTTGAAAAACCTATTGAAAAGAAGGCTGAAAAAACAGAAGAAAAGAAAATTGAAAGCAATATTTCTAGTAAAGAAGATACAAGTCATTCTGATAATTCTTCTAATAGTAGTTCAGAAAGCTCTAGTACAAATTCTTCTGATAAGTCAAGTAATCATAGCAGTGATGGTGGCTCTCCTAATGGAAACTCTTCAGGTGAAGACTTAGGTTCAAACTTCATTGTAGATGGAGATGGAACTAATATAGCTCTTACTTCTGAAGGAATAAACTATCAAATAATTAATGAGGTAGAACCTGATTATCCTTCTCAAGCTGAATCTATAGGATACTCAAAGAAGGTACAAGTAACTGTAAAATTCTTAGTAGGATTAAAGGGTAATGTTGAAAAGGCTGAAATAATAAAATCTCATAAAGATTTAGGCTTTGATGCAGAAGTTATGAAAGCTATTAAGAAATGGAAATTTAAACCTATATTCCATAAGGGAAAAAATATAAAGGTTTATTTTACAAAGACATTTGTATTTGAACCACAACAATAG
- a CDS encoding cell division protein SepF, translated as MADNSNVDIVFLKPSKFEDCVVCAKYIKEDKIVNMNLSQLDDKDSRRVLDYVAGAIFITKADIVNVGNRIFCSVPVSKSFLNETDRESVRDYETEEEIIRK; from the coding sequence ATGGCAGATAATAGTAATGTAGATATAGTTTTTCTAAAGCCTTCTAAATTTGAAGATTGCGTAGTTTGTGCAAAATATATAAAGGAAGATAAGATAGTTAATATGAATTTAAGTCAACTAGATGATAAAGACTCAAGAAGAGTTTTAGACTATGTTGCTGGAGCAATTTTTATTACTAAGGCAGATATTGTTAATGTAGGTAATAGAATTTTCTGTTCAGTCCCTGTTAGTAAAAGCTTTTTAAATGAAACTGATAGAGAAAGTGTTCGTGACTATGAAACTGAAGAAGAAATAATCAGAAAATAA
- a CDS encoding MotA/TolQ/ExbB proton channel family protein: MLHYLQVGGPILWVLTIISVAAFAVILERIAFFSRNEKAVGNTFKEEILSLVANKKIDEARNLCASKKSCVASAVKKFLEKAEKGMEVQDYEFILKEITIQETSPYESRLNLLSSIISISPMLGLLGTVTGMIKAFTNISKYGAGDAAIVADGIAEALLTTAAGLMIAIPVIVVYNYLNRRLEKMENEIDDIVTNIINIFRR, encoded by the coding sequence ATGTTACATTATTTACAAGTTGGGGGACCAATACTATGGGTATTAACTATTATTTCCGTAGCTGCTTTTGCTGTTATATTGGAAAGAATAGCATTTTTTTCTAGGAATGAGAAGGCTGTAGGAAATACTTTTAAAGAAGAAATCCTTTCTTTAGTAGCCAATAAAAAAATTGATGAAGCTAGAAATCTTTGTGCTTCTAAAAAAAGTTGTGTGGCTTCTGCTGTAAAGAAATTTTTAGAAAAAGCTGAAAAAGGAATGGAAGTTCAAGACTATGAGTTTATTTTAAAAGAAATCACTATTCAAGAAACTTCTCCTTATGAAAGCAGATTAAATCTTCTGTCAAGTATTATTAGTATTTCACCTATGTTAGGTTTACTAGGAACAGTTACAGGTATGATTAAAGCCTTTACAAACATTTCTAAGTATGGTGCAGGAGATGCTGCTATAGTTGCTGATGGTATCGCTGAAGCTCTTTTAACAACTGCTGCAGGACTTATGATAGCTATTCCAGTTATCGTTGTCTATAACTATTTAAATAGAAGATTAGAAAAGATGGAAAATGAAATAGACGATATCGTCACAAACATAATAAATATATTTAGGAGATAA
- a CDS encoding NAD(P)H-dependent glycerol-3-phosphate dehydrogenase: MAKISVIGSGGWGIALTILLHKNGHELTVWSFDKKEAEELKITRENKAKLANILLPEDIVVTDDLKEAVTDKDILVLAVPSKAVRSVSKSLKDIVKEKQIIVNVAKGLEEDTLATMTDIIEEELKGKNPQVAVLSGPSHAEEVGKGIPTTCVVSAHNKELTLYLQNIFMNPAFRVYTSPDMLGVEVGGALKNVIALAAGIADGLNYGDNTKAALITRGIKEIATLGVAMGGEQSTFYGLTGLGDLIVTCASMHSRNRRAGILLGQGKTLDEAIKEVNMVVEGVYSAKSALMAARKYNVEIPIIEQVNAVLFENKNAAEAVNELMIRDKKLEIQSW, translated from the coding sequence AAGATATCAGTTATTGGTTCAGGTGGATGGGGAATAGCCCTGACTATTCTATTACACAAAAATGGACACGAGTTGACAGTTTGGTCTTTTGATAAAAAAGAAGCCGAAGAATTAAAAATAACTAGAGAAAATAAAGCTAAATTAGCTAATATATTACTTCCTGAGGATATAGTAGTGACTGATGATTTAAAAGAAGCTGTAACAGATAAAGATATTTTAGTCCTAGCTGTTCCTTCAAAGGCAGTAAGATCTGTTTCAAAATCTTTAAAAGATATTGTTAAAGAGAAACAAATTATAGTCAATGTTGCAAAAGGACTAGAAGAAGATACTTTAGCAACTATGACAGATATTATAGAAGAAGAATTGAAAGGTAAAAATCCACAAGTTGCAGTTCTATCAGGACCAAGCCATGCTGAAGAAGTAGGTAAGGGTATACCAACTACTTGTGTTGTATCAGCTCATAATAAGGAACTTACATTATATTTGCAAAATATCTTTATGAATCCAGCTTTCAGAGTATATACAAGTCCTGATATGCTTGGAGTAGAAGTAGGAGGAGCTTTAAAAAATGTTATTGCTCTAGCTGCTGGAATAGCTGACGGGCTAAACTATGGAGATAATACAAAGGCTGCCCTTATAACTCGTGGGATAAAAGAAATTGCAACTTTAGGAGTTGCAATGGGAGGAGAACAATCTACTTTCTATGGTTTAACAGGTTTAGGAGACTTAATAGTAACTTGTGCTAGTATGCACAGTAGAAATAGAAGAGCAGGTATTTTACTAGGGCAAGGAAAAACTTTAGATGAAGCTATAAAAGAAGTAAATATGGTTGTTGAAGGTGTATACAGTGCTAAATCTGCTTTGATGGCTGCTAGAAAATATAATGTAGAAATCCCTATAATAGAGCAGGTAAATGCTGTTTTATTTGAAAATAAAAATGCTGCTGAAGCAGTTAATGAACTTATGATAAGAGATAAAAAATTAGAAATTCAATCTTGGTAA
- a CDS encoding ABC transporter permease translates to MYYIKKIFRMLLSVFSIGTFSFLLLELIPGDPETTILGLEASAKDLENLREQLGLNLSFGTRYWNWLCGVFQGDLGISFKYKEPVFKLILERLPLTLKIAFISIFIIFLVSIPLSFFLHNTKSKRIKKIGESIFSLFISIPSFWLGIIFMYLFGIILKWTSTGYNNSWQSLILPCIVISIPKIGWISMHLYSNLYKELREDYIKYLYSNGMKKIYLNFYILKNAFLPIIPLTGMLLLELITGVVIIEQIFSIPGIGRLLVQSVLMRDIPLIQGLIFYTSTFVVLLNFVIDILYSLLDPRIQVGDQ, encoded by the coding sequence ATGTATTATATAAAAAAAATTTTTAGAATGCTTTTAAGCGTTTTTTCCATTGGAACCTTTTCTTTTTTACTTTTAGAATTGATTCCTGGAGATCCAGAAACTACTATTTTAGGACTAGAAGCAAGTGCTAAAGATCTTGAAAATTTAAGAGAACAATTAGGATTAAATCTAAGCTTTGGAACAAGGTATTGGAATTGGCTTTGTGGAGTTTTTCAAGGTGATTTAGGGATTTCTTTCAAATACAAAGAGCCTGTGTTTAAGCTAATTTTAGAAAGACTTCCCTTGACACTTAAAATTGCTTTTATTTCTATATTTATTATTTTCTTGGTATCTATACCTTTATCGTTTTTTCTACACAATACTAAGAGTAAAAGAATTAAAAAGATAGGAGAATCTATTTTTAGTTTATTTATTTCTATACCTTCTTTTTGGTTAGGAATTATATTTATGTACCTATTTGGAATCATCTTAAAATGGACATCAACAGGATACAATAACTCTTGGCAGTCATTAATACTTCCATGTATAGTTATTTCAATTCCTAAAATAGGTTGGATAAGTATGCACTTATATTCGAATTTATATAAAGAATTAAGAGAAGATTATATTAAATATCTTTATTCTAATGGAATGAAAAAAATCTATTTGAATTTTTACATATTAAAAAATGCTTTTTTACCAATTATTCCTTTGACAGGAATGTTACTATTAGAATTAATTACTGGAGTTGTTATCATAGAACAAATTTTTTCTATCCCTGGAATTGGAAGACTTCTAGTACAATCTGTTTTAATGAGAGATATTCCTTTAATACAAGGTTTGATTTTTTATACATCAACTTTCGTGGTTCTTTTAAATTTTGTAATAGACATACTATATTCTTTATTAGACCCAAGAATCCAAGTAGGTGATCAATAA
- the deoD gene encoding purine-nucleoside phosphorylase: MSVHIAAKNGEIADTVLLPGDPKRAKWIAENFLENAVCYTDIRGMLGFTGTYKGKRISVQGTGMGIPSMSIYITELMKDYGVKTLIRVGSAGSYQEDVKIRDIVVALSTSTDSNINNRRFKGASFAPTVNFDLLSKVLKTAEEKNIKIKAGNILTSDEFYNDDPSYFKKWAEFGVLAVEMETAALYTLASKYKAKALSILTISDSLVSPEITSSEEREKTFNEMIELALETAIK; encoded by the coding sequence ATGAGTGTACATATAGCAGCAAAAAATGGTGAGATTGCAGATACTGTATTATTGCCAGGTGATCCTAAAAGAGCAAAATGGATAGCAGAAAACTTTTTAGAAAATGCAGTTTGCTATACAGATATTAGAGGAATGTTAGGATTTACAGGAACTTATAAGGGAAAAAGAATTTCTGTTCAAGGGACAGGTATGGGTATACCTTCTATGTCTATTTACATAACTGAACTTATGAAAGATTATGGAGTTAAAACACTAATAAGAGTTGGTTCAGCAGGTTCTTATCAAGAAGATGTTAAAATTCGTGATATAGTTGTAGCACTATCTACTTCAACAGACTCAAATATAAATAATAGAAGATTTAAAGGAGCTTCTTTTGCTCCTACAGTAAATTTCGATTTATTATCTAAAGTTTTAAAAACAGCTGAAGAAAAAAATATAAAAATAAAGGCTGGAAATATTTTAACAAGTGATGAATTCTATAATGATGACCCTAGTTATTTTAAGAAATGGGCTGAGTTTGGAGTTCTTGCTGTTGAAATGGAAACAGCAGCACTCTATACTTTAGCAAGTAAATATAAGGCAAAGGCTCTTTCAATCTTAACTATTTCAGATTCTTTGGTTAGTCCTGAAATAACAAGCTCTGAAGAAAGAGAAAAAACATTCAATGAAATGATTGAACTTGCTCTTGAAACAGCAATAAAATAA
- a CDS encoding ExbD/TolR family protein, protein MSKYKKSRESAKLDLTPLIDVVFLLIIFFMVTTTFNNFGSVQIDLPSSTIQQTDKTKSIEIIIDKDGNYHISEDGKITQIQFSEIDSYLKTAKEATVSADKNLKYQVIMDVITKIKENGVDNLGLSFYE, encoded by the coding sequence ATGAGCAAATACAAAAAAAGTAGAGAATCGGCTAAATTAGATTTGACTCCTCTTATAGATGTTGTATTTCTTTTAATTATATTCTTCATGGTAACAACAACATTTAATAACTTTGGTTCAGTACAAATAGATTTACCTAGCTCTACTATACAACAAACTGACAAAACTAAAAGTATTGAAATTATAATAGATAAAGATGGAAATTATCATATCTCTGAAGATGGAAAAATCACTCAAATTCAATTTTCAGAAATAGATTCTTACTTAAAAACTGCTAAAGAAGCTACTGTTTCAGCAGATAAAAATTTAAAATATCAAGTAATTATGGACGTTATAACTAAGATAAAAGAAAATGGTGTGGACAATTTAGGATTAAGTTTCTATGAATAG
- a CDS encoding ABC transporter substrate-binding protein has protein sequence MKRKLFFGKILLSILLTFVFVACQKEESKEESIRTVSTVDIDSLNPYQVVSSNSDQILLNVFEGLVMPGTDGTVIPALAESYEVSEDGKTYTFTIRKGVKFHNGNDMDIKDVEFSLNYMSGKLGNAPTEALFENIEKIEVLDDSHIAIHLSEPDSSFIYYMKEAIVPDENKDHLNDTAIGTGPYKISEYQRDQKLVLSKNEEYWGEKAIIPTVSILISPNSETNFLKLLSGEINFLSGIDSKRIPELDKYQILNSPSNLSLILALNLKEKPFDDIEVRKAINLAIDKNKIIQLAMNGKGSPIYSNMSPVMSKFLWAAPEEKADPQKAKQILEEKKLLPMKFTLKVPNSSKIYLDTAQSIKEQLKEVGITVNLEIIEWATWLSDVYTNRKYEASLAGLAGKMEPDAILRRYTSTYAKNFTNFNNPKYDALIEEAKRTSNEAKQVENYKEAQKILAEEQAAIFLMDPNTIIATEKGLEGFEFYPLPYFNFAKLYFKK, from the coding sequence ATGAAAAGAAAATTATTTTTTGGGAAAATATTATTATCAATTTTATTAACTTTTGTTTTTGTTGCTTGTCAAAAAGAAGAGAGCAAAGAAGAGAGCATTAGAACAGTATCAACAGTGGATATAGATAGTTTAAATCCTTATCAAGTTGTTTCTAGTAATTCTGATCAAATTCTTTTAAATGTGTTTGAAGGATTAGTTATGCCAGGAACAGATGGAACAGTTATTCCTGCCTTAGCAGAATCTTATGAAGTTTCAGAAGATGGTAAGACATATACATTTACAATCAGAAAGGGAGTAAAATTTCACAATGGAAATGATATGGATATTAAGGACGTAGAATTTTCATTAAATTATATGTCAGGAAAGTTAGGAAATGCTCCAACAGAAGCTCTATTTGAAAATATTGAAAAAATAGAAGTATTAGATGATTCACATATTGCAATTCATCTGTCTGAACCTGACTCTAGTTTTATTTACTATATGAAAGAAGCAATAGTTCCTGATGAAAATAAAGATCATTTAAATGATACTGCAATAGGAACAGGGCCATATAAAATTAGTGAATATCAAAGAGACCAAAAATTAGTTCTTAGTAAAAATGAAGAATACTGGGGAGAAAAAGCAATAATTCCAACAGTTTCAATCTTAATAAGTCCAAATTCAGAAACAAATTTTCTTAAATTGTTATCTGGTGAAATAAATTTCTTATCAGGTATTGATTCTAAAAGAATTCCTGAATTAGATAAATATCAAATTCTTAATTCACCTTCAAATTTATCTTTAATTTTAGCATTAAACCTTAAGGAAAAACCTTTTGATGATATTGAAGTACGTAAAGCAATTAATCTTGCAATTGATAAAAATAAAATAATTCAATTGGCAATGAATGGTAAAGGAAGTCCTATTTATTCAAATATGAGTCCTGTTATGTCAAAATTTTTATGGGCTGCTCCTGAAGAAAAAGCAGATCCTCAAAAAGCAAAACAAATTTTAGAAGAAAAGAAACTGTTACCTATGAAATTCACTTTAAAAGTTCCAAATAGCTCTAAGATTTATTTAGATACTGCTCAATCTATTAAAGAACAATTAAAAGAGGTAGGAATTACAGTTAATCTAGAAATAATTGAATGGGCAACTTGGCTTTCTGATGTATATACTAATAGAAAATATGAGGCAAGTTTAGCAGGTTTAGCTGGGAAAATGGAACCTGATGCTATTTTAAGAAGATATACTTCTACTTATGCAAAAAACTTTACAAATTTTAATAATCCAAAATATGATGCTTTAATAGAAGAAGCTAAAAGAACTTCAAATGAAGCAAAACAAGTAGAAAACTACAAGGAAGCTCAGAAAATTTTAGCTGAAGAACAAGCAGCTATTTTCCTTATGGATCCAAATACTATAATTGCAACAGAAAAAGGATTAGAAGGATTTGAATTTTATCCATTACCATATTTTAATTTTGCAAAACTATACTTTAAAAAATAA